One genomic region from Tripterygium wilfordii isolate XIE 37 chromosome 20, ASM1340144v1, whole genome shotgun sequence encodes:
- the LOC119986702 gene encoding uncharacterized protein LOC119986702 — protein sequence MSDHDSKYFSTTKKEEIHELKEELNSQDKMYTCKGPCTDRSLGGGCIGGRGSVGAQSFETGLGSRSIDDPIMGGTSSVRVDMISRIDADMFPELSTMRVPIVGIDPRQCLNRDRGPEGPQAIDGGRDHIADEDRHWKAEIIPIAPRVRATIPSVAPVAPVPEVQLQMLRDMTDMVRAITQLVQAQATCTLEICSEGQTSKTLVDDPVLRQAGRELVELEELGKTRPPNFMGDKDAVRAHQWLQQMSHRLDTLNIPNERRVMLVSYFLKVVAYDWWDSLDGMRETLTWKSFGELFMQKFVPLSFRSEKAREFLELVQTPEMTVTDYRRRFDELYHFGR from the exons ATGAGCGATCACGACTCCAAGTACTTCTCCACAACCAAGAAGGAAGAAATCCATGAGCTCAAGGAAGAGCTTAATTCCCAGGACAAG ATGTATACTTGTAAGGGTCCTTGCACAGACCGCTCTCTTGGTGGAGGATGCATTGGAGGACGAGGCTCAGTGGGTGCTCAATCATTCGAGACAGGGCTGGGATCAAGATCAATAGATGACCCGATAATGGGGGGTACATCTAGTGTTAGAGTAGATATGATATCGAGGATTGACGCTGATATGTTTCCAGAGTTGAGTACTATGAGAGTTCCGATTGTGGGAATTGACCCGAGACAGTGTTTAAATAGGGATCGAGGACCAGAGGGCCCACAGGCAATTGATGGAGGACGTGATCATATTGCAGATGAGGATAGGCATTGGAAGGCAGAGATTATACCCATTGCTCCACGAGTACGTGCTACGATTCCCTCAGTAGCACCAGTCGCCCCAGTCCCAGAGGTTCAACTACAGATGCTGAGGGACATGACAGATATGGTGAGGGCTATCACGCAGCTAGTACAGGCGCAAGCTACTTGTACACTAGAGATATGCAGTGAGGGCCAAACATCAAAGACCCTGGTGGATGACCCAGTATTGAGGCAGGCTGGGAGAGAGTTGGTTGAGTTAGAAGAGCTAGGCAAGACTAGACCTCCAAACTTTATGGGCGATAAGGATGCGGTAAGAGCGCATCAGTGGCTACAACAGATGTCTCATAGGCTGGATACACTTAACATACCTAATGAGAGGCGAGTGATGTTAGTTTCATACTTCTTGAAGGTGGTGGCATATGACTGGTGGGACTCTCTAGATGGCATGAGGGAGACCCTCACGTGGAAATCTTTTGGTGAGCTCTTCATGCAGAAGTTTGTGCCTTTGTCTTTTCGTTCAGAAAAAGCACGGGAATTCTTAGAGTTGGTGCAGACGCCCGAGATGACGGTGACTGATTATAGGCGTAGATTTGATGAATTATACCACTTTGGTCGGTAG